The following are encoded in a window of Thermodesulfobacterium geofontis OPF15 genomic DNA:
- the moaC gene encoding cyclic pyranopterin monophosphate synthase MoaC encodes MSQFSHLTEKGELHMVDVSEKLDTERVAIAKAEVIFPEEIYPQIISQDIPKGDFLACAKVAGILAAKKTPELIPLCHPLPITKIDIEFKFIPEKFAIEVTGKVKTVAKTGVEMEALIATSIAALTIYDMCKSLHKGIKITDIRLIYKSGGKSGELILEEKV; translated from the coding sequence ATGTCTCAATTTTCTCATCTCACAGAAAAGGGCGAACTTCATATGGTAGATGTAAGTGAAAAATTAGATACAGAAAGGGTTGCCATAGCAAAAGCAGAAGTAATTTTCCCAGAAGAAATTTATCCTCAAATTATTTCTCAAGATATTCCAAAGGGTGATTTTTTAGCTTGTGCTAAGGTAGCTGGCATACTTGCAGCTAAAAAAACACCTGAACTTATACCTCTTTGTCATCCTTTACCTATTACTAAAATCGATATAGAATTTAAATTTATTCCAGAAAAATTTGCTATAGAAGTCACAGGTAAAGTTAAAACTGTAGCTAAAACCGGAGTTGAGATGGAAGCATTAATAGCTACCTCTATAGCAGCTTTAACTATTTATGATATGTGTAAGTCTTTACATAAAGGTATAAAAATTACAGATATCCGTCTAATTTATAAGAGCGGGGGTAAGAGTGGGGAACTTATTTTAGAAGAAAAAGTTTAG
- the dksA gene encoding RNA polymerase-binding protein DksA, with protein MEKEKLEFFKQLLLKRREEILKEVMETKKELTEIGEPLPDALDQATRESNLAFELRLRDREQKLLKKIEKALKKIEEGTYGICEACGTEIDEKRLIARPEATLCIDCKRAQERMERIKGE; from the coding sequence ATGGAAAAAGAAAAGCTTGAATTTTTTAAACAATTACTTTTAAAAAGGAGAGAGGAAATTTTAAAGGAGGTTATGGAAACTAAAAAAGAATTGACAGAGATAGGAGAACCTCTTCCTGATGCCTTAGATCAAGCAACAAGAGAAAGTAATCTTGCTTTTGAATTAAGGTTGAGAGATAGAGAGCAAAAACTTTTGAAGAAAATAGAAAAGGCTTTGAAAAAAATAGAAGAGGGAACTTATGGAATATGTGAAGCCTGTGGAACGGAAATAGATGAAAAAAGACTTATTGCTCGTCCTGAGGCTACTCTTTGTATTGATTGTAAGAGGGCACAGGAGCGGATGGAAAGAATCAAGGGCGAATGA